A window from Molothrus aeneus isolate 106 chromosome 26, BPBGC_Maene_1.0, whole genome shotgun sequence encodes these proteins:
- the CBX8 gene encoding chromobox protein homolog 8 isoform X1, producing MELSAVGERVFAAEALLKRRIRKGRMEYLVKWKGWSQKYSTWEPEENILDARLLAAFEESFGSFNTSREREMELYGPKKRGPKPKTFLLKAQAKAKAKTYEFRSDSSRGIRVPYPGRSPQELGSTSRAREGLRNIALAPQGSSSSSTPKADGIRERVIRVEEKPGETPKKRGPKPRKELYKDLAETLDASKRKLGEPGDKVGDYLKARKMEEAAGAAKFGSGHSVIQLARRQEPDLPGALPGPTRAEPGPEAFPPRLAKHRADFLDPKGQGGLDPGGPKLLHGAVGPGAVGGLYRDGVGGPAGRPSLIARIPVSRILGDPEEESWSPSLNNLEKVVVTDVTSNFLTVTIKESSTDQGFFKEKR from the exons ATGGAGCTCTCGGCCGTCGGGGAGCGCGTCTTCGCGGCCGAGGCCCTGCTCAAGCGCCGCATCCGCAAA GGCCGCATGGAATATCTGGTCAAATGGAAGGGCTGGTCGCAGAA GTACAGCACTTGGGAACCCGAGGAGAACATCCTGGATGCCCGGCTGCTCGCAGCCTTCGAGGAGAG CTTTGGTTCTTTTAACACCTCTAGGGAGCGAGAAATGGAGCTTTACGGGCCCAAAAAGCGAGGCCCCAAGCCCAAAACCTTCCTGCTAAAG GCCCAGGCAAAAGCCAAAGCCAAAACCTATGAATTCCGCAGCGACTCTTCCAGGGGGATCCGGGTGCCGTATCCCGGCAGGtccccccaggagctgggctccaCGTCCCGGGCTAgggaaggactgagaaacatagCCCTGgccccccagggcagctccagcagcagcacccccaagGCAGACGGCATCCGGGAGCGGGTGATCCGCGTGGAGGAGAAGCCCGGGGAGACCCCCAAAAAGAGAGGCCCGAAGCCCAGGAAGGAGCTTTACAAGGACCTTGCGGAGACTCTGGACGCCTCCAAGAGGAAACTGGGGGAGCCGGGGGACAAGGTGGGGGACTACCTGAAGGCCAGGAAGATggaggaggcggcgggggcAGCCAAGTTTGGCTCGGGACACAGCGTGATCCAGCTGGCCCGGCGGCAGGAGCCCGACCTGCCCGgcgccctgcccggccccacTCGCGCCGAGCCGGGCCCCGAGGCCTTCCCCCCGCGCCTGGCCAAGCACCGGGCGGACTTCCTGGACCCCAAGGGGCAGGGGGGGCTGGACCCCGGCGGGCCCAAGCTCCTGCACGGCGCCGTGGGCCCGGGGGCCGTGGGCGGCCTGTACCGCGACGGCGTGGGGGGCCCAGCGGGGCGGCCCTCGCTCATCGCCAGGATCCCCGTCTCCAGGATCCTGGGGGACCCCGAGGAGGAGTCCTGGAGCCCCTCTCTCAACAACCTGGAGAAGGTGGTGGTAACTGATGTGACCTCTAACTTTTTGACCGTCACCATCAAGGAGAGCAGCACGGACCAAGGATTCTTTAAGGAGAAGCGATGA
- the CBX8 gene encoding chromobox protein homolog 8 isoform X2, which produces MELSAVGERVFAAEALLKRRIRKGRMEYLVKWKGWSQKYSTWEPEENILDARLLAAFEEREREMELYGPKKRGPKPKTFLLKAQAKAKAKTYEFRSDSSRGIRVPYPGRSPQELGSTSRAREGLRNIALAPQGSSSSSTPKADGIRERVIRVEEKPGETPKKRGPKPRKELYKDLAETLDASKRKLGEPGDKVGDYLKARKMEEAAGAAKFGSGHSVIQLARRQEPDLPGALPGPTRAEPGPEAFPPRLAKHRADFLDPKGQGGLDPGGPKLLHGAVGPGAVGGLYRDGVGGPAGRPSLIARIPVSRILGDPEEESWSPSLNNLEKVVVTDVTSNFLTVTIKESSTDQGFFKEKR; this is translated from the exons ATGGAGCTCTCGGCCGTCGGGGAGCGCGTCTTCGCGGCCGAGGCCCTGCTCAAGCGCCGCATCCGCAAA GGCCGCATGGAATATCTGGTCAAATGGAAGGGCTGGTCGCAGAA GTACAGCACTTGGGAACCCGAGGAGAACATCCTGGATGCCCGGCTGCTCGCAGCCTTCGAGGAGAG GGAGCGAGAAATGGAGCTTTACGGGCCCAAAAAGCGAGGCCCCAAGCCCAAAACCTTCCTGCTAAAG GCCCAGGCAAAAGCCAAAGCCAAAACCTATGAATTCCGCAGCGACTCTTCCAGGGGGATCCGGGTGCCGTATCCCGGCAGGtccccccaggagctgggctccaCGTCCCGGGCTAgggaaggactgagaaacatagCCCTGgccccccagggcagctccagcagcagcacccccaagGCAGACGGCATCCGGGAGCGGGTGATCCGCGTGGAGGAGAAGCCCGGGGAGACCCCCAAAAAGAGAGGCCCGAAGCCCAGGAAGGAGCTTTACAAGGACCTTGCGGAGACTCTGGACGCCTCCAAGAGGAAACTGGGGGAGCCGGGGGACAAGGTGGGGGACTACCTGAAGGCCAGGAAGATggaggaggcggcgggggcAGCCAAGTTTGGCTCGGGACACAGCGTGATCCAGCTGGCCCGGCGGCAGGAGCCCGACCTGCCCGgcgccctgcccggccccacTCGCGCCGAGCCGGGCCCCGAGGCCTTCCCCCCGCGCCTGGCCAAGCACCGGGCGGACTTCCTGGACCCCAAGGGGCAGGGGGGGCTGGACCCCGGCGGGCCCAAGCTCCTGCACGGCGCCGTGGGCCCGGGGGCCGTGGGCGGCCTGTACCGCGACGGCGTGGGGGGCCCAGCGGGGCGGCCCTCGCTCATCGCCAGGATCCCCGTCTCCAGGATCCTGGGGGACCCCGAGGAGGAGTCCTGGAGCCCCTCTCTCAACAACCTGGAGAAGGTGGTGGTAACTGATGTGACCTCTAACTTTTTGACCGTCACCATCAAGGAGAGCAGCACGGACCAAGGATTCTTTAAGGAGAAGCGATGA